A DNA window from Methylocystis heyeri contains the following coding sequences:
- a CDS encoding Csp1 family four helix bundle copper storage protein — translation MKRRSFIAGIGAAAYGSSALAGQAPAVPAAAAPAAPRKPYKTLAETSAKCLEASRDCLRKSFERLSAKDPSLADCASLASEVAAACAALEALAGTGAPFAVGFARTAADLCLACKKECEKFPQIAECLALGAACRTCAEECRKAAG, via the coding sequence ATGAAACGGCGCAGCTTCATCGCAGGGATCGGCGCGGCCGCCTATGGATCGAGCGCTCTCGCCGGGCAGGCGCCGGCGGTCCCCGCGGCGGCGGCGCCCGCGGCCCCGCGAAAGCCCTACAAGACGCTCGCCGAGACGAGCGCCAAATGCCTCGAGGCGTCGCGGGATTGTCTTCGCAAATCCTTCGAGCGGCTCTCGGCCAAGGACCCGAGCCTTGCGGATTGCGCAAGCCTTGCGAGCGAGGTCGCCGCGGCCTGCGCCGCGCTCGAAGCCCTTGCCGGGACCGGCGCGCCCTTTGCTGTCGGCTTCGCCCGCACCGCGGCCGATCTCTGCCTCGCGTGCAAAAAGGAATGCGAGAAATTCCCGCAAATCGCCGAATGCCTGGCGCTCGGCGCGGCGTGCCGGACCTGCGCCGAGGAATGTCGCAAGGCGGCGGGGTGA
- a CDS encoding MgtC/SapB family protein, whose protein sequence is MAGLIHFDPQEFLNTFISLAVALALGTAIGAERQYRQRNAGLRTNALVALGASAFVDLGMRLNGNPGATQVLAYVASGVGFLGAGVILKEGMNIRGLNTAATIWCSAVTGAFAGADHPAEAVLLAAFVLGGNTFLRPLVTLIERAPIDESATEAIYEVRLTAIETRRESLRDLLVETLEGANYPVRDVEELDRDDEVELVATLSASSVKAEELDAVTNELAALDGVSYATWTSRSSD, encoded by the coding sequence ATGGCGGGGCTCATTCATTTCGACCCTCAGGAATTCCTGAACACTTTCATATCCCTCGCCGTCGCGCTGGCGCTTGGGACCGCGATCGGGGCCGAGCGGCAATACCGCCAGCGCAATGCGGGCTTGCGCACCAATGCGCTGGTCGCGCTCGGCGCTTCGGCTTTCGTCGATCTCGGCATGAGGCTCAATGGGAACCCCGGAGCGACGCAGGTGCTCGCCTATGTCGCCTCGGGCGTCGGCTTTCTCGGCGCCGGCGTGATCCTCAAGGAAGGCATGAACATCCGGGGCCTCAACACCGCCGCGACGATCTGGTGCTCGGCCGTCACCGGCGCTTTCGCCGGCGCCGACCATCCCGCCGAGGCCGTGCTGCTCGCCGCTTTCGTACTTGGCGGAAACACGTTTTTGAGGCCGCTGGTCACACTTATCGAACGCGCGCCGATCGACGAGAGCGCAACCGAAGCCATCTATGAGGTCCGCCTGACCGCCATCGAAACCAGGAGAGAGTCGCTGCGCGATCTGCTCGTCGAAACGCTGGAAGGCGCGAATTATCCGGTTCGCGACGTCGAGGAACTCGACCGCGACGACGAGGTCGAGCTCGTCGCCACCCTTTCGGCGAGCAGCGTCAAGGCCGAAGAACTCGACGCCGTCACCAACGAGCTGGCCGCGCTCGACGGCG
- the lpdA gene encoding dihydrolipoyl dehydrogenase, with the protein MSYDLVVIGTGPGGYVCAIRAAQLGLKTAVVEKNPTFGGTCLNVGCIPSKALLHASHMFSEAAYALAPLGVVVDSPRLDLSAMMKHKDATVAANVSGVAFLLKKNGVDSFIGSGRLLPPEGEHRVEVTAADGGKQIVSARNVVVATGSAVAPLRDSTGAAIEIDEKLVLSSTGALSLPRVPENLTIVGAGVIGLELGSVWRRLGAKVTVIEFLDRILPGFDLEIAQRFQKILEKQGFGFRLSTKVTRVDRGEGKATVSFAAVDGGGEGTIEADGVLIATGRIPYTEGLGLAEAGVAIDRGRVVVDDRFATSAPGVYAIGDVIRGAMLAHKAEEEGVAVAEILAGQHGHVDYGVIPGVVYTMPEIASVGLTEEEARAKGAAVNIGKFPFTANGRARAMRETDGFVKIIADAATDRVLGVHILGASAGELIAEACVLMAFSGSAEDLARICHAHPTMSEAVKEAALGVDKRAIHI; encoded by the coding sequence ATGAGCTATGATCTCGTCGTCATCGGAACGGGCCCGGGGGGCTATGTTTGCGCTATTCGCGCCGCGCAGCTCGGGTTGAAAACGGCCGTCGTCGAAAAGAACCCCACCTTCGGCGGGACCTGCCTCAACGTCGGCTGCATCCCTTCCAAGGCGCTGCTGCACGCCTCCCATATGTTCAGCGAGGCGGCCTACGCTTTGGCCCCGCTCGGCGTCGTCGTGGATTCTCCCCGCCTCGATCTTTCGGCGATGATGAAGCACAAGGACGCCACGGTCGCCGCCAATGTGAGCGGCGTCGCCTTCCTGCTCAAGAAAAACGGCGTCGATTCCTTCATCGGCTCGGGGCGGCTCTTGCCCCCGGAGGGAGAGCATCGGGTCGAGGTGACCGCCGCCGACGGCGGCAAGCAGATCGTCTCAGCCCGCAACGTGGTCGTCGCAACCGGCTCGGCGGTGGCGCCGCTGCGCGACTCCACCGGCGCGGCGATAGAAATCGACGAAAAACTGGTTCTCTCGTCCACCGGCGCGCTCAGCCTGCCGCGGGTTCCGGAAAACCTCACAATCGTCGGGGCGGGCGTGATCGGGCTCGAGCTGGGTTCGGTCTGGCGACGCCTCGGCGCCAAGGTCACGGTGATCGAATTTCTCGACCGGATATTGCCGGGCTTCGATCTCGAAATCGCGCAGCGCTTCCAGAAAATTCTCGAAAAGCAGGGATTCGGGTTCCGCCTTTCGACCAAGGTCACGCGCGTGGATCGGGGCGAAGGGAAAGCGACGGTATCTTTCGCCGCAGTCGACGGCGGCGGGGAAGGAACCATCGAGGCTGACGGCGTGCTGATCGCGACCGGCCGCATTCCTTATACCGAGGGTCTGGGGCTGGCCGAGGCCGGCGTCGCCATCGATCGGGGCAGGGTCGTCGTCGACGATCGTTTCGCGACCAGCGCGCCCGGCGTATACGCCATCGGGGATGTGATCCGCGGCGCCATGCTCGCGCACAAGGCCGAGGAGGAGGGCGTCGCGGTGGCCGAGATTCTCGCCGGCCAGCATGGCCATGTCGATTATGGTGTCATCCCCGGCGTGGTCTATACGATGCCCGAGATCGCCAGCGTCGGCCTCACCGAGGAAGAAGCGCGCGCCAAAGGCGCCGCCGTCAATATCGGCAAGTTTCCCTTCACCGCCAATGGCCGCGCCCGCGCCATGCGGGAAACCGACGGCTTCGTGAAGATCATCGCGGATGCGGCGACCGATCGGGTTCTCGGCGTGCATATCCTCGGCGCCAGCGCGGGAGAGCTGATCGCCGAAGCCTGCGTGCTGATGGCCTTTTCAGGCTCGGCGGAGGATCTCGCCCGCATCTGCCACGCTCACCCGACCATGTCCGAGGCGGTCAAAGAGGCGGCGCTCGGCGTGGATAAAAGGGCGATCCATATCTAA
- a CDS encoding WcbI family polysaccharide biosynthesis putative acetyltransferase, translating to MILISQIDKQILRARTAALLGPRLAKWRGVAEEAGPRIAVVGNCQSFGVAYAMKLLDPTARVDHYSAVAKALADIDLLAGTLAGYDYVFTQDFPAHIVKGGDSQELLRRLSNATLFPTVSFAAFQPDLVYLLDADNGGKALSGPLRPYHSALAVFAYRVGLSAKQANALFNRNVFEAVGYFDVWNSAAQEFLDNARRYGLDLSQELMSWARRGVFMYSIVHPKPYVLADIARQLFAKKGLAVRNENFDDYAIDDLARAEIFPVYPEIAENFGVRGGYLFKQGNFHISNGVGNFLTLPEYIDACYAVYKRARPAQIAHPRIDGWLSDESLTRRLVALAQENLSQAATPTL from the coding sequence ATGATCCTTATTTCGCAGATCGACAAACAGATTCTCCGCGCCCGGACCGCGGCGCTGCTCGGGCCTCGTCTCGCCAAATGGCGCGGCGTCGCCGAAGAGGCGGGTCCGCGCATCGCCGTCGTCGGCAATTGCCAGAGTTTCGGCGTCGCCTATGCGATGAAGCTGCTCGACCCGACCGCCCGCGTCGATCACTATTCCGCGGTGGCGAAGGCCCTGGCGGACATCGACCTTCTCGCCGGGACGCTGGCGGGCTACGATTATGTCTTCACGCAGGATTTCCCCGCCCATATCGTGAAGGGCGGGGATTCGCAGGAGCTGCTTCGGCGCCTTTCCAACGCGACGCTCTTCCCCACGGTGAGCTTCGCCGCGTTTCAACCCGATCTCGTTTATCTGCTCGACGCCGACAACGGCGGAAAGGCCTTGTCCGGTCCCCTGCGTCCTTACCACTCGGCGCTCGCGGTGTTCGCCTATCGCGTCGGCCTTTCGGCGAAACAGGCCAATGCGCTGTTCAATCGCAACGTCTTCGAAGCCGTGGGCTATTTCGACGTGTGGAACTCGGCGGCGCAGGAGTTTCTCGACAATGCGAGACGCTATGGCCTCGATCTGTCGCAGGAGCTGATGAGCTGGGCGCGCCGCGGGGTGTTCATGTATTCCATCGTTCACCCGAAGCCCTATGTGCTCGCCGACATCGCGAGACAGCTCTTCGCCAAAAAAGGGCTCGCCGTGCGCAATGAAAATTTCGACGATTACGCGATCGACGATCTCGCCCGCGCCGAGATTTTCCCGGTTTATCCCGAAATCGCCGAGAATTTCGGCGTGCGCGGAGGCTATCTGTTCAAGCAGGGCAATTTCCATATCTCCAACGGAGTAGGAAATTTCCTGACCCTGCCCGAATATATCGACGCCTGCTACGCCGTCTACAAACGGGCGCGGCCGGCGCAGATCGCCCATCCGCGCATCGACGGCTGGCTTTCCGACGAGAGTCTCACCCGCAGGCTCGTCGCCCTCGCTCAAGAGAATTTATCGCAAGCCGCCACGCCGACCCTGTGA
- a CDS encoding GSCFA domain-containing protein: MADNPYSSLPDHRFWRKAVASLPPFALDPIVGAPFRITPQDKVATAGSCFAQEIAHRLQHSGYHYYLAERPPEGMPDEEAQRRNYSMYSCRYGNLYTTTQLLQLIRRAYGEYKPDLDVWTREDGRFVDPFRPRIEPEGYDSAEAMRADRERHFAAVRKMIETMDVFVFTFGLTECWRHRSDGAVLQLAPGVAGGEYDPQLYEFWNMTVGEVVRDFLASADLIHSRNPNVRMILSVSPVSIIATGEDRHVLVSNSASKAILRAAADEVVRSRSNIAYFPSYDLVTASPNAARFYGDDTRRINAFGVDRTMKMFFEHFTARDGAATGGVQAIRLDVASEAKTNARVVCDEEAIETA, from the coding sequence TTGGCCGACAACCCCTATAGCTCCCTACCCGACCATCGCTTTTGGCGCAAGGCGGTGGCTTCGCTGCCCCCTTTCGCCCTCGATCCGATCGTCGGGGCGCCGTTCCGGATCACGCCGCAGGACAAGGTGGCGACGGCGGGAAGCTGCTTCGCCCAGGAGATAGCCCACCGCCTCCAGCACAGCGGCTATCACTATTACCTCGCCGAGCGGCCGCCCGAGGGCATGCCGGACGAAGAAGCGCAGCGCCGCAATTATTCGATGTATTCCTGCCGCTACGGCAATCTCTATACGACGACCCAGCTCCTGCAGCTGATCCGGCGCGCCTATGGCGAATACAAACCCGATCTCGACGTCTGGACCCGCGAAGACGGGCGCTTCGTCGACCCGTTCCGGCCGCGCATCGAGCCGGAGGGATATGACAGCGCCGAGGCCATGCGCGCCGATCGCGAGCGCCATTTCGCGGCGGTGCGGAAGATGATCGAGACCATGGACGTCTTCGTCTTCACTTTCGGACTCACCGAATGCTGGCGCCATCGTTCGGACGGCGCCGTGCTGCAGCTCGCACCCGGCGTCGCCGGCGGCGAATACGACCCGCAGCTCTATGAGTTCTGGAACATGACGGTCGGCGAGGTGGTGCGCGATTTCCTCGCCTCCGCCGATCTGATCCATTCCCGCAACCCCAATGTGCGGATGATCCTGAGCGTCTCGCCGGTCTCGATCATCGCGACCGGCGAAGACCGCCATGTGCTGGTGTCCAATTCGGCGTCCAAGGCGATCCTGCGCGCGGCCGCCGACGAAGTCGTGCGTTCGCGTTCGAACATCGCCTATTTCCCCTCCTACGATCTCGTGACGGCCTCGCCGAACGCGGCGCGCTTCTACGGCGACGACACGAGACGCATAAACGCCTTCGGCGTCGATCGCACCATGAAGATGTTCTTCGAACACTTCACTGCGCGGGACGGCGCAGCCACGGGCGGAGTTCAGGCGATCAGGCTCGATGTCGCCTCGGAGGCCAAGACCAACGCCAGGGTCGTCTGCGACGAAGAAGCGATCGAAACCGCCTGA
- a CDS encoding DUF1772 domain-containing protein, which translates to MIIGSIALAAAGGFSGASLYLNYVEQPAREALDDAALAKEWEPSDHRGFIVLAGLALLSAIAGFVAFRELDDIRWLLGALVIIASWPYTYFAIVPLNNRILALIGGEDAHEARKVIRLWGQLELGQTGIGLLALAIYFWAAG; encoded by the coding sequence ATGATCATTGGTTCTATCGCGCTCGCCGCCGCCGGCGGTTTCAGCGGCGCCTCGCTTTACCTCAACTACGTGGAACAGCCGGCCCGGGAGGCCCTCGACGACGCGGCGCTCGCCAAGGAATGGGAGCCTTCCGACCACCGCGGCTTCATCGTGCTCGCGGGCCTCGCCCTGTTGTCGGCGATCGCCGGCTTCGTCGCCTTCCGCGAACTCGACGACATCCGCTGGCTGCTCGGCGCCCTGGTCATCATCGCGAGCTGGCCGTACACCTATTTCGCCATCGTGCCCCTCAACAACCGCATCCTGGCCCTGATCGGGGGCGAGGATGCGCATGAGGCGCGCAAAGTCATCCGGCTTTGGGGCCAGCTGGAATTGGGCCAGACCGGCATCGGCCTGCTCGCGCTGGCCATTTATTTCTGGGCGGCGGGCTGA